A genomic window from Hypomesus transpacificus isolate Combined female chromosome 15, fHypTra1, whole genome shotgun sequence includes:
- the bicra gene encoding BRD4-interacting chromatin-remodeling complex-associated protein isoform X2 — protein MVFSFLPVVGSCMEARARLSWRPRATCTSIVSVDMDDEDGRCLLDVICDPQALNDFLHGSETHDHVPEIQPAVQLSVSEPPGLPRVSVDLDFLEDDDILGGSPGGGEGGSNGIGTNHEPCDILQQSLAEANITEQSLQEAEAELDLGSFGIPGLAQVVQTLPDASLSGAGGTAVGVGIGVGVGGTTTIFPGPGPSTTATPPNATADMLGSVLAHQGLQLQSQVMNKAISVQPFMQQVGLGNVTLQPISSLQALPNGSQSGHLGIGQIQVVGQPTVMTINQSGQPILAKAMGGYQLHQPGPEAAGAGTQAGLGGSVLSSGGGLLIQGGKATLGSPALNGPAVCVSSSSTSSSSSTMTTPAGLMGFGNTPLSAGLGPQAQAQGQIMQIIQRTPTPIQPKPPQGGAIQPKIFKQQQQQPVPHPLQNDANKALGVQQVPVSAAQNVAFLTGKPGSNVVLSTQAGSQGPQFQQTLFKQQGAHTSGKPLSVHLLNQSGSIVIPSQTVLQGQNHQFLLPQLQAGGQILTQHHGGHIITSQGPGGQLIANQILSANQNINLSQVLASQGHPGAAHILSGHIQLQPGQMGHPTLFQMPVTIAQTQTQTHPITGHAQTVIQGMPIQNSLAMLSQVEGLSPAVSLQPALQPQAGGVPSSSGGGAAVMAQGQPGESVTVLGSTTEQAAHPGQHNTQSSILTMQTAPSSGAVSVPSSSPSLSVSTSSSVSTVGLGQAQHSPGRVLFTPQGSSMILSQESLQMFLQQDQRQQTENDSAPSVGIPASVIVSSSTTDLAPSGHDGLVSEAQVPPTGHPQPLRIQSMSPSQPLATHTAPPPLADSPQPSPSPLTLGQHIQSPHHQQQQSRPPSQPQPQAQTPSRSCTPSSLPLFIVHNQLPGSPQPAPQPQQQQQQHPPSAHIQVQLQLQPQARPPSQPAPFQPDMPPASCSPKPPQAPPAQFQFTAPPLSTVVKAQVPLQGLTAEQQHHLQLVAAQLQTLSTITQPSPQQKQLLEKLHQVQQNILLQAKQLPFGSQQDVPVTPGLTSAASSGTPLQLPPLLQQTSVLVKTPITASNDLQVFSGSQGPCGTVNQVVTPGSLTQSVQTTTLKMPFCMEPSKEARMLEQLRKQQGSVLYPDQSAPFRCFEDTLHRLLPYHLYQGTASSPHDYRRVDDEFESVSSQLLKRTQAMIDKYRHLLFEESKQRLGPSAEMVMIDRMFIQEEKIALGQDRILAKERPEEYVANSRMLESASAVSSQPPLPAGLSSGRARTEPPPVSTGSTPTAAPPVPPPGPAPAPSTTPAPPPSHFPSTRLVIKQAGGGASVSWSSSCSPAPAPGVKPPASEAARQSSSFSRAPPPSSSYSSSRLADDDDALPQRTSKPPIKTYEARRRIGLKLKIKQEAGFSKVVHNTALDPVHTQPQHNTQPQPPPQPLAKASPAAPSITTVIRTPPPTCSAASSSTTSVETTQSSLPQRGQAPPSTAPPSSSSSSSSSSSHPWSSSTSSSAPSMAQMNGTLEHHDVSGVKRNPASTATPPQTTCRLPLRKTYRENISPRVRPGVPGGGGDSLPYPRPVSSPPKPQTPSSPSASDRTVIASVKLENRGGREASQPHAEPGLEGGRLGNSVDALGHVFARGVKAPQQPQRRSDREEEEEEREAKKADPGADAGKYKRVSSKNRQREGGPFRMDQHAPGPPSPADSSFTRDSSLPAKRCKSDSPDMDMDNASFSSGSPPDESLTDHLQSAIDSILNLQQGPSARQGSKGGGSRPHHHHQRPGASGPSSHRPSVPPSSSSASLATGRGHNGSLVPQTHSR, from the exons ATGGTCTTCAGTTTCCTGCCTGTAGTTGGGTCCTGTATGGAAGCCCGTGCGAGGCTGTCCTGGAGACCCCGCGCTACCTGCACCTCAATCGTCTCGG TTGACATGGATGATGAAGACGGCAGGTGCCTGCTAGATGTAATTTG TGACCCTCAAGCACTCAACGACTTTCTTCATGGATCAGAGACCCAT GACCATGTTCCCGAGATCCAGCCAGCCGTCCAGCTGTCCGTCAGCGAGCCGCCAGGCCTGCCCAGAGTCAGCGTGGACCTGGACTTCCTGGAGGACGATGACATCCTGGGCGGCTCTCCGGGTGGCGGGGAAGGCGGGAGCAACGGCATCGGGACCAATCACGAGCCGTGTGACATCCTGCAGCAGAGCCTGGCGGAAGCCAATATCACAGAGCAGAGCCTACAGGAGGCCGAGGCCGAGCTGGACCTGGGATCCTTTGGCATACCGGGCCTGGCACAGGTGGTCCAGACTCTACCGGATGCCAGCctgtctggggctgggggcaCTGCAGTCGGTGTAGGAATAGGAGTGGGTGTCGGGGGAACGACAACGATCTTCCCGGGGCCAGGCCCTAGTACCACTGCCACACCTCCCAACGCAACGGCTGACATGCTGGGATCAGTTCTGGCTCATCAGGGCCTACAGCTCCAGTCCCAGGTCATGAACAAGGCTATAAGTGTTCAGCCCTTCATGCAACAAGTAGGCCTTGGAAATGTAACTCTTCAACCGATTTCAAGTCTCCAAGCTCTTCCTAATGGGAGTCAGTCTGGACATTTGGGCATTGGACAGATACAAGTAGTGGGTCAGCCCACTGTTATGACTATAAACCAGTCTGGGCAGCCTATCCTGGCCAAAGCCATGGGTGGCTACCAGCTGCACCAGCCGGGGCCCGAGGCCGCCGGCGCAGGGACGCAGGCGGGGCTTGGAGGATCCGTCCTGAGCTCTGGAGGGGGACTTTTGATCCAAGGGGGCAAAGCCACTCTGGGATCTCCTGCTTTAAACGGACCTGCTGTCTgcgtcagcagcagcagcaccagcagctccagcagcactATGACGACTCCTGCTGGCCTCATGGGCTTCGGCAATACCCCTCTGAGCGCGGGGCTCGGACCCCAGGCACAAGCGCAAGGCCAAATCATGCAGATCATCCAACGCACTCCAACCCCCATCCAACCCAAACCCCCCCAAGGGGGAGCCATCCAACCCAAAATCttcaagcagcagcagcagcagccagtgCCCCATCCCCTGCAAAATGATGCCAACAAGGCTCTAGGGGTGCAGCAAGTCCCAGTTTCCGCTGCTCAGAATGTAGCCTTTCTGACGGGCAAGCCAGGCTCTAATGTTGTCCTGAGCACACAGGCTGGGTCTCAGGGCCCCCAGTTCCAACAGACCCTGTTCAAGCAGCAAGGAGCCCACACGTCAGGCAAGCCTCTCAGTGTGCACTTGTTGAATCAATCGGGTAGCATTGTTATTCCCTCCCAGACGGTTCTGCAGGGTCAGAACCATCAGTTCCTGCTGCCTCAGTTGCAGGCAGGGGGCCAGATCTTGACCCAGCACCATGGTGGCCACATCATCACCAGCCAGGGCCCCGGAGGGCAGCTCATTGCCAACCAGATCCTTTCTGCCAACCAGAACATCAACCTGAGCCAGGTATTAGCCTCGCAGGGGCACCCTGGCGCCGCCCACATCCTCTCTGGACACATCCAGCTGCAGCCCGGCCAGATGGGTCACCCCACTCTCTTCCAGATGCCTGTCACGAtagcccagacccagacccagacccacccTATCACGGGCCATGCCCAGACTGTCATCCAGGGCATGCCCATCCAGAACTCCCTGGCCATGCTGAGCCAGGTGGAGGGCCTGAGCCCGGCCGTCAGCCTGCAGCCTGCCCTGCAGCCCCAGGCGGGGGGAGTCCCCAGCAGCAGCGGCGGCGGCGCGGCCGTCATGGCCCAGGGCCAGCCCGGGGAGAGCGTCACCGTGCTGGGGAGCACCACGGAGCAGGCGGCTCACCCCGGGCAGCACAACACGCAGTCGTCCATCCTCACCATGCAGACGGCTCCCTCCTCTGGGGCCGTGTCGGTCCCCTCGTCCTCTCCGTCCTTGTCTGTGTCCACCTCGTCCTCCGTGAGCACCGTGGGGCTGGGCCAGGCCCAGCACAGCCCAGGCAGGGTGCTGTTCACCCCCCAGGGCTCAAGCATGATCCTGAGCCAAGAGTCGCTGCAAATGTTCCTGCAACAG GACCAGCGCCAGCAAACAGAGAATGACTCCGCCCCCTCTGTGGGCATACCAGCGTCTGTTATCGTCAGCAGCAGCACCACTGATCTGGCCCCCTCAGGCCATGACGGCCTAGTATCTGAGGCTCAG GTTCCTCCCACTGGTCACCCACAGCCCCTGCGGATCCAGAGCATGTCCCCCTCTCAGCCCCTTGCCAcgcacacagccccccctcccctggctgACAGCCCCCAGCCTTCCCCCTCCCCGCTCACCCTGGGTCAGCACATCCAGTCCccacaccaccagcagcagcagtcccGCCCCCcgtctcagccccagccccaggcccagactCCATCTCGCTCCTgcacaccctcctccctccccctcttcatcgTCCACAACCAGCTCCCCGGGTCCCCCCAGCCGGCccctcagccccagcagcagcagcagcagcacccccCGTCGGCTCACATCCAggtccagctccagctgcagcccCAGGCTCGACCGCCCTCGCAGCCCGCTCCCTTCCAGCCCGACATGCCTcccgcctcctgctcccccaagcccccccaggcccctccgGCCCAGTTCCAGTTCACGGCACCCCCCCTCAGCACTGTGGTGAAGGCCCAGGTGCCTCTTCAGGGGCTGACCGCCGAGCAGCAACACCACCTGCAGCTGGTAGCGGCTCAGCTCCAGACGCTGTCCACCATCACCCAGCCCTCGCCTCAGCAGAAGCAGCTGCTGGAGAAGCTGCACCAG GTCCAGCAGAACATTCTCCTGCAGGCCAAGCAGCTTCCGTTTGGCTCCCAGCAAGATGTGCCTGTCACTCCAGGTTTGACATCAGCAGCCAGCTCTGGAACACCTCTCCAGCTCCCCCCACTCTTGCAACAGACATCAGTGCTCGTCAAGACCCCTATCACAG CATCCAATGACCTGCAGGTATTCTCAGGATCCCAAGGACCCTGTGGGACAGTTAACCAGGTGGTTACTCCAGGCAGCCTTACACAATCTGTACAG ACGACAACTTTGAAGATGCCTTTCTGCATGGAGCCCAGCAAGGAAGCCAG gatGCTGGAGCAGCTTAGGAAGCAGCAGGGGTCCGTTCTGTATCCAGACCAAAGCGCTCCGTTCCGCTGCTTCGAGGACACTCTGCACAGACTGCTGCCTTATCACCTCTACCAGGGCACCGCGTCCTCCCCCCACGACTACCGCAGAG tgGACGATGAGTTTGAGAGCGTCTCCAGTCAACTCCTGAAGCGAACGCAGGCGATGATCGACAAGTACCGCCACCTGCTCTTTGAGGAATCCAAA CAGAGGCTGGGTCCCTCGGCAGAGATGGTGATGATCGACCGGATGTTCATCCAGGAGGAGAAGATCGCCCTGGGTCAGGACCGGATTCTGGCCAAGGAGAGACCAG aggagTATGTTGCCAACTCGCGCATGTTGGAGAGTGCGTCTGCCGtgtcctcccagccccccctgccTGCTGGCCTCAGCTCTGGGAGGGCTAGAACAGAGCCCCCTCCTGTATCCACGGGATCTACCCCAACAGCTGCTCCCCCGGTCCCGCCCCCGggccccgcccctgcccccagcacgacccctgccccgcccccgtCCCACTTCCCCTCTACCAGGTTGGTGATAAAGCAGGCTGGAGGTGGGGCCTCGGTGTCCTGGTCCAGTAGCTGCTCCCCGGCCCCTGCTCCAGGGGTCAAACCCCCGGCGTCTGAGGCTGCCAGGCAGAGCTCATCCTTCAGCCGCGCCCCGCCTCCCTCGTcgtcctactcctcctctcgATTGGCCGACGACGACGACGCTCTCCCTCAGCGAACTAGCAAACCGCCCATCAAGACCTACGAGGCCCGCCGGCGAATCGGCTTGAAGCTGAAGATCAAACAGGAGGCGGGCTTTAGCAAGGTGGTCCACAACACCGCCTTGGACCCGGTCCACACTCAGCCCCAACACaacacccagccccagcctccacctcaGCCCCTAGCGAAGGCCAGCCCTGCAGCCCCCTCCATCACTACTGTGATCAGGACTCCTCCCCCAACCTGTAGTGCTGCTTCCTCGTCAACAACCTCTGTAGAAACCACACaatccagcctcccccagcgaGGCCAGGCTCCCCCCagcactgcccccccctcctcctcctcttcctcctcctcttcctcctcccacccctggTCTTCCTCCacgtcctcctccgccccctccatgGCTCAGATGAACGGGACTTTAGAGCACCACGACGTCAGCGGAGTCAAACGCAACCCCGCCTCCACGGCGACCCCGCCCCAGACCACGTGTCGCCTGCCCCTGCGGAAGACCTACCGGGAGAACATCAGCCCCCGCGTCCGTCCGGGTGtaccggggggagggggtgacagCCTGCCCTACCCCaggcctgtctcctctccccccaaacCCCAGACGCCATCCTCCCCCTCGGCCTCGGACAGGACTGTGATAGCCAGCGTGAAGCTGGAGAACAGAGGCGGTAGAGAGGCCTCTCAGCCACACGCTGAGCCAGGCCTcgagggggggaggctggggaacTCGGTAGACGCTCTGGGCCACGTCTTCGCCCGCGGCGTCAAAGCCCCCCAGCAGCCTCAGCGGCGCTccgacagggaggaggaggaggaggagagggaggcgaaGAAAGCGGACCCCGGTGCTGATGCGGGGAAGTACAAGAGGGTCAGCAGTAAAAACAGACAGAGGGAAGGTGGGCCGTTTCGGATGGACCAGCACGCCCCCGGGCCCCCCTCCCCGGCTGACTCCTCCTTCACCAGGGACTCTTCCCTTCCTGCCAAACGCTGCAAGTCCGATTCCCCCGACATGGACATGGACAATGCCAGCTTCTCCAGCGGCAGCCCGCCCGACGAGTCTCTGACCGACCACCTGCAGAGTGCCATCGACAGCATCCTCAACCTGCAGCAGGGGCCGTCCGCCCGTCAGGGCAGTAAAGGTGGCGGCTCCcggccccaccaccaccaccagcggCCAGGCGCCTCAGGGCCCTCGTCCCACAGACCCTCAGTCCCCCCCTCGTCGTCGTCTGCCTCCCTGGCCACCGGTCGCGGTCACAACGGCAGCCTGGTGCCCCAGACTCACAGCAGATAA
- the bicra gene encoding BRD4-interacting chromatin-remodeling complex-associated protein isoform X1 — protein MVFSFLPVVGSCMEARARLSWRPRATCTSIVSVDMDDEDGRCLLDVICDPQALNDFLHGSETHDHVPEIQPAVQLSVSEPPGLPRVSVDLDFLEDDDILGGSPGGGEGGSNGIGTNHEPCDILQQSLAEANITEQSLQEAEAELDLGSFGIPGLAQVVQTLPDASLSGAGGTAVGVGIGVGVGGTTTIFPGPGPSTTATPPNATADMLGSVLAHQGLQLQSQVMNKAISVQPFMQQVGLGNVTLQPISSLQALPNGSQSGHLGIGQIQVVGQPTVMTINQSGQPILAKAMGGYQLHQPGPEAAGAGTQAGLGGSVLSSGGGLLIQGGKATLGSPALNGPAVCVSSSSTSSSSSTMTTPAGLMGFGNTPLSAGLGPQAQAQGQIMQIIQRTPTPIQPKPPQGGAIQPKIFKQQQQQPVPHPLQNDANKALGVQQVPVSAAQNVAFLTGKPGSNVVLSTQAGSQGPQFQQTLFKQQGAHTSGKPLSVHLLNQSGSIVIPSQTVLQGQNHQFLLPQLQAGGQILTQHHGGHIITSQGPGGQLIANQILSANQNINLSQVLASQGHPGAAHILSGHIQLQPGQMGHPTLFQMPVTIAQTQTQTHPITGHAQTVIQGMPIQNSLAMLSQVEGLSPAVSLQPALQPQAGGVPSSSGGGAAVMAQGQPGESVTVLGSTTEQAAHPGQHNTQSSILTMQTAPSSGAVSVPSSSPSLSVSTSSSVSTVGLGQAQHSPGRVLFTPQGSSMILSQESLQMFLQQDQRQQTENDSAPSVGIPASVIVSSSTTDLAPSGHDGLVSEAQVGHSLCPSPGPTHMATVVKQVPPTGHPQPLRIQSMSPSQPLATHTAPPPLADSPQPSPSPLTLGQHIQSPHHQQQQSRPPSQPQPQAQTPSRSCTPSSLPLFIVHNQLPGSPQPAPQPQQQQQQHPPSAHIQVQLQLQPQARPPSQPAPFQPDMPPASCSPKPPQAPPAQFQFTAPPLSTVVKAQVPLQGLTAEQQHHLQLVAAQLQTLSTITQPSPQQKQLLEKLHQVQQNILLQAKQLPFGSQQDVPVTPGLTSAASSGTPLQLPPLLQQTSVLVKTPITASNDLQVFSGSQGPCGTVNQVVTPGSLTQSVQTTTLKMPFCMEPSKEARMLEQLRKQQGSVLYPDQSAPFRCFEDTLHRLLPYHLYQGTASSPHDYRRVDDEFESVSSQLLKRTQAMIDKYRHLLFEESKQRLGPSAEMVMIDRMFIQEEKIALGQDRILAKERPEEYVANSRMLESASAVSSQPPLPAGLSSGRARTEPPPVSTGSTPTAAPPVPPPGPAPAPSTTPAPPPSHFPSTRLVIKQAGGGASVSWSSSCSPAPAPGVKPPASEAARQSSSFSRAPPPSSSYSSSRLADDDDALPQRTSKPPIKTYEARRRIGLKLKIKQEAGFSKVVHNTALDPVHTQPQHNTQPQPPPQPLAKASPAAPSITTVIRTPPPTCSAASSSTTSVETTQSSLPQRGQAPPSTAPPSSSSSSSSSSSHPWSSSTSSSAPSMAQMNGTLEHHDVSGVKRNPASTATPPQTTCRLPLRKTYRENISPRVRPGVPGGGGDSLPYPRPVSSPPKPQTPSSPSASDRTVIASVKLENRGGREASQPHAEPGLEGGRLGNSVDALGHVFARGVKAPQQPQRRSDREEEEEEREAKKADPGADAGKYKRVSSKNRQREGGPFRMDQHAPGPPSPADSSFTRDSSLPAKRCKSDSPDMDMDNASFSSGSPPDESLTDHLQSAIDSILNLQQGPSARQGSKGGGSRPHHHHQRPGASGPSSHRPSVPPSSSSASLATGRGHNGSLVPQTHSR, from the exons ATGGTCTTCAGTTTCCTGCCTGTAGTTGGGTCCTGTATGGAAGCCCGTGCGAGGCTGTCCTGGAGACCCCGCGCTACCTGCACCTCAATCGTCTCGG TTGACATGGATGATGAAGACGGCAGGTGCCTGCTAGATGTAATTTG TGACCCTCAAGCACTCAACGACTTTCTTCATGGATCAGAGACCCAT GACCATGTTCCCGAGATCCAGCCAGCCGTCCAGCTGTCCGTCAGCGAGCCGCCAGGCCTGCCCAGAGTCAGCGTGGACCTGGACTTCCTGGAGGACGATGACATCCTGGGCGGCTCTCCGGGTGGCGGGGAAGGCGGGAGCAACGGCATCGGGACCAATCACGAGCCGTGTGACATCCTGCAGCAGAGCCTGGCGGAAGCCAATATCACAGAGCAGAGCCTACAGGAGGCCGAGGCCGAGCTGGACCTGGGATCCTTTGGCATACCGGGCCTGGCACAGGTGGTCCAGACTCTACCGGATGCCAGCctgtctggggctgggggcaCTGCAGTCGGTGTAGGAATAGGAGTGGGTGTCGGGGGAACGACAACGATCTTCCCGGGGCCAGGCCCTAGTACCACTGCCACACCTCCCAACGCAACGGCTGACATGCTGGGATCAGTTCTGGCTCATCAGGGCCTACAGCTCCAGTCCCAGGTCATGAACAAGGCTATAAGTGTTCAGCCCTTCATGCAACAAGTAGGCCTTGGAAATGTAACTCTTCAACCGATTTCAAGTCTCCAAGCTCTTCCTAATGGGAGTCAGTCTGGACATTTGGGCATTGGACAGATACAAGTAGTGGGTCAGCCCACTGTTATGACTATAAACCAGTCTGGGCAGCCTATCCTGGCCAAAGCCATGGGTGGCTACCAGCTGCACCAGCCGGGGCCCGAGGCCGCCGGCGCAGGGACGCAGGCGGGGCTTGGAGGATCCGTCCTGAGCTCTGGAGGGGGACTTTTGATCCAAGGGGGCAAAGCCACTCTGGGATCTCCTGCTTTAAACGGACCTGCTGTCTgcgtcagcagcagcagcaccagcagctccagcagcactATGACGACTCCTGCTGGCCTCATGGGCTTCGGCAATACCCCTCTGAGCGCGGGGCTCGGACCCCAGGCACAAGCGCAAGGCCAAATCATGCAGATCATCCAACGCACTCCAACCCCCATCCAACCCAAACCCCCCCAAGGGGGAGCCATCCAACCCAAAATCttcaagcagcagcagcagcagccagtgCCCCATCCCCTGCAAAATGATGCCAACAAGGCTCTAGGGGTGCAGCAAGTCCCAGTTTCCGCTGCTCAGAATGTAGCCTTTCTGACGGGCAAGCCAGGCTCTAATGTTGTCCTGAGCACACAGGCTGGGTCTCAGGGCCCCCAGTTCCAACAGACCCTGTTCAAGCAGCAAGGAGCCCACACGTCAGGCAAGCCTCTCAGTGTGCACTTGTTGAATCAATCGGGTAGCATTGTTATTCCCTCCCAGACGGTTCTGCAGGGTCAGAACCATCAGTTCCTGCTGCCTCAGTTGCAGGCAGGGGGCCAGATCTTGACCCAGCACCATGGTGGCCACATCATCACCAGCCAGGGCCCCGGAGGGCAGCTCATTGCCAACCAGATCCTTTCTGCCAACCAGAACATCAACCTGAGCCAGGTATTAGCCTCGCAGGGGCACCCTGGCGCCGCCCACATCCTCTCTGGACACATCCAGCTGCAGCCCGGCCAGATGGGTCACCCCACTCTCTTCCAGATGCCTGTCACGAtagcccagacccagacccagacccacccTATCACGGGCCATGCCCAGACTGTCATCCAGGGCATGCCCATCCAGAACTCCCTGGCCATGCTGAGCCAGGTGGAGGGCCTGAGCCCGGCCGTCAGCCTGCAGCCTGCCCTGCAGCCCCAGGCGGGGGGAGTCCCCAGCAGCAGCGGCGGCGGCGCGGCCGTCATGGCCCAGGGCCAGCCCGGGGAGAGCGTCACCGTGCTGGGGAGCACCACGGAGCAGGCGGCTCACCCCGGGCAGCACAACACGCAGTCGTCCATCCTCACCATGCAGACGGCTCCCTCCTCTGGGGCCGTGTCGGTCCCCTCGTCCTCTCCGTCCTTGTCTGTGTCCACCTCGTCCTCCGTGAGCACCGTGGGGCTGGGCCAGGCCCAGCACAGCCCAGGCAGGGTGCTGTTCACCCCCCAGGGCTCAAGCATGATCCTGAGCCAAGAGTCGCTGCAAATGTTCCTGCAACAG GACCAGCGCCAGCAAACAGAGAATGACTCCGCCCCCTCTGTGGGCATACCAGCGTCTGTTATCGTCAGCAGCAGCACCACTGATCTGGCCCCCTCAGGCCATGACGGCCTAGTATCTGAGGCTCAGGTGGGCCAcagcctctgcccctcccctggCCCCACCCACATGGCAACAGTGGTAAAGCAG GTTCCTCCCACTGGTCACCCACAGCCCCTGCGGATCCAGAGCATGTCCCCCTCTCAGCCCCTTGCCAcgcacacagccccccctcccctggctgACAGCCCCCAGCCTTCCCCCTCCCCGCTCACCCTGGGTCAGCACATCCAGTCCccacaccaccagcagcagcagtcccGCCCCCcgtctcagccccagccccaggcccagactCCATCTCGCTCCTgcacaccctcctccctccccctcttcatcgTCCACAACCAGCTCCCCGGGTCCCCCCAGCCGGCccctcagccccagcagcagcagcagcagcacccccCGTCGGCTCACATCCAggtccagctccagctgcagcccCAGGCTCGACCGCCCTCGCAGCCCGCTCCCTTCCAGCCCGACATGCCTcccgcctcctgctcccccaagcccccccaggcccctccgGCCCAGTTCCAGTTCACGGCACCCCCCCTCAGCACTGTGGTGAAGGCCCAGGTGCCTCTTCAGGGGCTGACCGCCGAGCAGCAACACCACCTGCAGCTGGTAGCGGCTCAGCTCCAGACGCTGTCCACCATCACCCAGCCCTCGCCTCAGCAGAAGCAGCTGCTGGAGAAGCTGCACCAG GTCCAGCAGAACATTCTCCTGCAGGCCAAGCAGCTTCCGTTTGGCTCCCAGCAAGATGTGCCTGTCACTCCAGGTTTGACATCAGCAGCCAGCTCTGGAACACCTCTCCAGCTCCCCCCACTCTTGCAACAGACATCAGTGCTCGTCAAGACCCCTATCACAG CATCCAATGACCTGCAGGTATTCTCAGGATCCCAAGGACCCTGTGGGACAGTTAACCAGGTGGTTACTCCAGGCAGCCTTACACAATCTGTACAG ACGACAACTTTGAAGATGCCTTTCTGCATGGAGCCCAGCAAGGAAGCCAG gatGCTGGAGCAGCTTAGGAAGCAGCAGGGGTCCGTTCTGTATCCAGACCAAAGCGCTCCGTTCCGCTGCTTCGAGGACACTCTGCACAGACTGCTGCCTTATCACCTCTACCAGGGCACCGCGTCCTCCCCCCACGACTACCGCAGAG tgGACGATGAGTTTGAGAGCGTCTCCAGTCAACTCCTGAAGCGAACGCAGGCGATGATCGACAAGTACCGCCACCTGCTCTTTGAGGAATCCAAA CAGAGGCTGGGTCCCTCGGCAGAGATGGTGATGATCGACCGGATGTTCATCCAGGAGGAGAAGATCGCCCTGGGTCAGGACCGGATTCTGGCCAAGGAGAGACCAG aggagTATGTTGCCAACTCGCGCATGTTGGAGAGTGCGTCTGCCGtgtcctcccagccccccctgccTGCTGGCCTCAGCTCTGGGAGGGCTAGAACAGAGCCCCCTCCTGTATCCACGGGATCTACCCCAACAGCTGCTCCCCCGGTCCCGCCCCCGggccccgcccctgcccccagcacgacccctgccccgcccccgtCCCACTTCCCCTCTACCAGGTTGGTGATAAAGCAGGCTGGAGGTGGGGCCTCGGTGTCCTGGTCCAGTAGCTGCTCCCCGGCCCCTGCTCCAGGGGTCAAACCCCCGGCGTCTGAGGCTGCCAGGCAGAGCTCATCCTTCAGCCGCGCCCCGCCTCCCTCGTcgtcctactcctcctctcgATTGGCCGACGACGACGACGCTCTCCCTCAGCGAACTAGCAAACCGCCCATCAAGACCTACGAGGCCCGCCGGCGAATCGGCTTGAAGCTGAAGATCAAACAGGAGGCGGGCTTTAGCAAGGTGGTCCACAACACCGCCTTGGACCCGGTCCACACTCAGCCCCAACACaacacccagccccagcctccacctcaGCCCCTAGCGAAGGCCAGCCCTGCAGCCCCCTCCATCACTACTGTGATCAGGACTCCTCCCCCAACCTGTAGTGCTGCTTCCTCGTCAACAACCTCTGTAGAAACCACACaatccagcctcccccagcgaGGCCAGGCTCCCCCCagcactgcccccccctcctcctcctcttcctcctcctcttcctcctcccacccctggTCTTCCTCCacgtcctcctccgccccctccatgGCTCAGATGAACGGGACTTTAGAGCACCACGACGTCAGCGGAGTCAAACGCAACCCCGCCTCCACGGCGACCCCGCCCCAGACCACGTGTCGCCTGCCCCTGCGGAAGACCTACCGGGAGAACATCAGCCCCCGCGTCCGTCCGGGTGtaccggggggagggggtgacagCCTGCCCTACCCCaggcctgtctcctctccccccaaacCCCAGACGCCATCCTCCCCCTCGGCCTCGGACAGGACTGTGATAGCCAGCGTGAAGCTGGAGAACAGAGGCGGTAGAGAGGCCTCTCAGCCACACGCTGAGCCAGGCCTcgagggggggaggctggggaacTCGGTAGACGCTCTGGGCCACGTCTTCGCCCGCGGCGTCAAAGCCCCCCAGCAGCCTCAGCGGCGCTccgacagggaggaggaggaggaggagagggaggcgaaGAAAGCGGACCCCGGTGCTGATGCGGGGAAGTACAAGAGGGTCAGCAGTAAAAACAGACAGAGGGAAGGTGGGCCGTTTCGGATGGACCAGCACGCCCCCGGGCCCCCCTCCCCGGCTGACTCCTCCTTCACCAGGGACTCTTCCCTTCCTGCCAAACGCTGCAAGTCCGATTCCCCCGACATGGACATGGACAATGCCAGCTTCTCCAGCGGCAGCCCGCCCGACGAGTCTCTGACCGACCACCTGCAGAGTGCCATCGACAGCATCCTCAACCTGCAGCAGGGGCCGTCCGCCCGTCAGGGCAGTAAAGGTGGCGGCTCCcggccccaccaccaccaccagcggCCAGGCGCCTCAGGGCCCTCGTCCCACAGACCCTCAGTCCCCCCCTCGTCGTCGTCTGCCTCCCTGGCCACCGGTCGCGGTCACAACGGCAGCCTGGTGCCCCAGACTCACAGCAGATAA